Proteins encoded together in one Balaenoptera musculus isolate JJ_BM4_2016_0621 chromosome 6, mBalMus1.pri.v3, whole genome shotgun sequence window:
- the LOC118897097 gene encoding LOW QUALITY PROTEIN: polyadenylate-binding protein 4-like (The sequence of the model RefSeq protein was modified relative to this genomic sequence to represent the inferred CDS: inserted 2 bases in 2 codons; deleted 2 bases in 2 codons): protein MNAVASSYPMAXLHVGALHYDVTEVILYGKFSPAGPVLSIRVCRNMITCRAQGYAYVNFQQPADAERALDTMNFDMIKLKPVRIMWSQRDPSLRKSGVGNVFIKNLDKSIDNKALYGTFSAFGNILSCKVVCDENGSKGYAFVHFETQEAADKAVENVNGMLLNGHKVFVGRFKSRKEWEAELGAKAKEFTNVYFKNVGEEVDDESLKELFSQFGKTLSVKVMRDPSGKSKGFGFVSYEKHEDASKAVEEMNGKEISGKVIFIGYAQKKVEQQAVLKRKFEQLKQERISRYQGVNLYIKNLDDTIDDEKLRKEFSPFGSITSAKVMLEDGRSKGFSFVCFSSPEEATKAVTEMNGRIVGSKPLYVALAQRKEERKGHLTNQYMQRVAGMRALPTNAILNQLQPAAGGCFVPEVPQAQGRPPYYTPNQLAQMRPNPRWQQGGRPQGFQGMPTAIRQSGPCPALCHLAPTGNAPASRGLPITAQRVGSECPDRLAMDFGGAGAAQQGPTDSCPSGGVLTAGQNLVPRAAVAAAAPQAVAPYKYASSVRRPHPAIRPLQAPKPAVHVQGQEPLTAAMLAAAPXQEQKQMLGERLFPLIQTMHSNLAGKITGMLLEIDISELLHMLESPESLHSKVDEAVAILQAHHAKKETAQKVGAVAAATS, encoded by the exons atgaACGCTGTGGCCAGCAGCTACCCCATGG TCCTGCACGTGGGTGCCCTGCACTACGACGTCACCGAGGTCATCCTGTACGGAAAGTTCAGTCCTGCGGGGCCTGTGCTGTCCATCCGGGTCTGCCGCAATATGATCACCTGCCGTGCCCAGGGTTATGCCTACGTCAACTTCCAGCAGCCGGCTGACGCTGAGCGGGCCTTGGATACCATGAACTTTGATATGATTAAGTTAAAGCCAGTCCGTATCATGTGGTCTCAGAGGGATCCTTCTTTGAGAAAATCTGGCGTGGGAAATGTCTTCATCAAGAACCTGGACAAATCTATAGATAACAAGGCACTTTATGGtactttttctgcttttggaAACATTCTGTCCTGCAAGGTGGTGTGTGATGAGAACGGCTCTAAGGGTTATGCCTTTGTCCACTTCGAAACCCAGGAGGCTGCCGACAAGGCCGTTGAGAATGTGAACGGCATGCTCCTCAATGGCCACAAAGTGTTTGTGGGCAGATTCAAGTCTCGAAAAGAGTGGGAAGCTGAGCTTGGAGCCAAAGCCAAGGAATTCACCAATGTTTATTTCAAAAACGTTGGGGAAGAGGTGGATGATGAGAGTCTGAAAGAGCTATTCAGCCAGTTTGGTAAGACT TTAAGTGTCAAGGTGATGAGAGATCCCAGTGGGAAATCCAAAGGCTTTGGCTTTGTGAGTTACGAAAAACACGAGGATGCCAGTAAGGCCGTGGAagagatgaatggaaaagaaatcagTGGGAAAGTCATTTTCATCGGCTATGCACAGAAGAAAGTGGAACAGCAGGCCGTGTTAAAGCGAAAATTTGAACAGCTGAAACAGGAGAGAATTAGTCGCTATCAGGGGGTGAATCTCTACATTAAGAACTTGGATGACACCATTGATGATGAGAAGTTAAGGAAAGAGTTTTCTCCTTTTGGATCAATCACCAGTGCCAAGGTGATGCTGGAGGATGGGAGAAGCAAAGGGTTTAGCTTTGTCTGCTTCTCATCCCCTGAAGAGGCAACCAAAGCAGTCACGGAGATGAACGGACGCATCGTGGGCTCCAAGCCACTGTATGTCGCCCtggcccagagaaaggaagagagaaagggtcaCCTGACCAACCAGTATATGCAGCGGGTGGCCGGGATGAGAGCGCTCCCCACCAATGCCATCTTAAATCAGCTCCAGCCTGCAGCTGGGGGCTGCTTTGTGCCAGAAGTTCCACAGGCTCAGGGAAGACCTCCATATTACACACCTAACCAGTTAGCACAGATGAGGCCTAATCCACGCTGGCAGCAAGGTGGGAGACCTCAAGGCTTCCAAGGAATGCCAACTGCTATACGCCAGTCTGGGCCTTGTCCAGCTCTTTGCCATCTGGCTCCAACTGGTAATGCTCCGGCCTCTCGCGGCCTCCCTATTACCGCTCAGAGGGTCGGGTCTGAGTGCCCGGACCGCTTGGCTATGGACTTTGGTGGGGCTGGTGCCGCCCAGCAAGGGCCGACTGACAGCTGCCCGTCTGGAGGTGTTCTTACAGCTGGGCAGAACCTAGTGCCTCGTGCTGCTGTTGCTGCCGCTGCTCCTCAGGCTGTTGCACCTTACAAATACGCCTCCAGTGTCCGCAGACCTCACCCTGCCATCCGGCCCCTGCAGGCACCCAAGCCTGCGGTCCATGTGCAGGGGCAGGAGCCGCTGACCGCCGCCATGCTGGCCGCAGCAC TTCAGGAACAGAAGCAGATGCTGGGTGAACGTTTGTTCCCGCTCATCCAGACGATGCACTCAAACCTGGCTGGGAAGATTACGGGGATGCTGCTGGAGATTGACATCTCGGAGCTGCTGCACATGCTGGAGTCCCCCGAGTCTCTCCACTCCAAGGTGGATGAAGCTGTGGCCATCCTACAGGCTCATCAT GCCAAGAAAGAAACTGCCCAGAAGGTGGGCGCTGTCGCTGCTGCTACCTCTTAG